The following are from one region of the Rhodopirellula sp. P2 genome:
- a CDS encoding TIGR00341 family protein, producing MSLRLIEIVLPTSAVHRMDSVLSSDTVLGRWDDTMDNDQSLIRMLVRTEQTEGMLDQLANQFSSSESFRVMLLPVEATLPRPPEPEAKDKTPTSEPSAQRISRDELYDDVVAGAKLSNVFVAQTLLATVVAAIGLLRNDTAIIIGAMVIAPLLGPNVSLCLATTLGDMDLAKRSLRTNAAGLLVTLLASLTIGFLFKVDPSSTAIVARTHVNMSDVILATASGCAGVLAFTTGAPASLIGVMVAVALLPPFAVFGLMLAGGELHAAGGALMLLAMNVICVNLAGVFTFAVQGVRPRTWWESERAKRAIRISLATWVTLLTILISLIYFVVQKQ from the coding sequence ATGTCATTGCGACTGATTGAAATTGTCTTGCCCACGTCGGCCGTTCACCGAATGGACTCCGTCCTGAGCAGCGACACCGTGCTGGGACGCTGGGACGACACCATGGACAACGACCAATCGCTGATCCGCATGCTGGTGCGTACCGAACAAACGGAAGGGATGTTGGATCAGTTGGCCAACCAATTCTCCAGTTCAGAATCCTTTCGGGTGATGTTGCTGCCGGTGGAAGCCACGTTGCCGCGACCGCCAGAGCCCGAGGCAAAGGATAAAACACCAACGAGTGAACCGTCGGCACAGCGGATCAGTCGCGACGAGCTGTACGACGATGTCGTTGCCGGCGCAAAGCTGTCCAACGTTTTTGTTGCACAAACGTTGCTGGCAACCGTGGTGGCCGCCATTGGTTTGCTGAGAAATGACACGGCAATCATCATCGGTGCAATGGTGATTGCGCCGCTGCTGGGTCCCAATGTGTCCCTGTGCTTGGCAACGACTCTCGGCGACATGGATTTGGCCAAGCGATCCTTGCGCACCAATGCGGCCGGATTGCTGGTCACCTTGCTCGCTTCATTGACCATTGGATTTCTGTTCAAAGTCGATCCGTCCTCAACCGCCATCGTCGCACGCACCCACGTGAACATGAGCGACGTGATTCTGGCCACCGCGTCGGGTTGTGCAGGCGTCCTGGCATTCACGACCGGCGCCCCGGCATCATTGATTGGTGTGATGGTCGCCGTGGCGTTGCTGCCACCGTTCGCTGTGTTTGGGTTGATGCTGGCTGGCGGCGAACTGCATGCCGCTGGAGGTGCCTTGATGTTGCTGGCAATGAATGTCATTTGCGTCAACCTGGCTGGCGTCTTCACCTTTGCCGTCCAAGGCGTGCGTCCACGAACCTGGTGGGAATCCGAGCGAGCGAAACGAGCCATCCGGATTTCCCTTGCAACCTGGGTCACGTTGCTGACAATCTTGATCTCGTTGATCTACTTCGTGGTTCAAAAACAGTGA
- a CDS encoding SDR family NAD(P)-dependent oxidoreductase translates to MNHLRGRVAIVTGGTRDIGRSCSIKLAEAGAKVVVNYHSNRAAGEETVGKIEEADGTAILVQGDMTRKADVDRLVAQTCDAFGDSIHVLVNNVGGLVARKKLAEMDEAFVNQVMALNFNSTFLVTQAVVPKMPHGSSIVNLASLAGRDGGGTGASAYSVAKGAVMTFTRSMAKELGPQGIRVNALCPGMIDTTFHDRFTPDAVRKNVEASVPLRRQGDPEDCADAVVYLASDASSYITGANIDINGGMFFS, encoded by the coding sequence ATGAACCATCTCCGAGGAAGAGTCGCCATCGTAACGGGTGGCACACGTGACATTGGTCGTTCCTGTTCCATCAAATTGGCCGAAGCCGGTGCCAAGGTCGTCGTCAACTACCACAGCAACCGGGCGGCGGGCGAAGAAACGGTTGGCAAGATCGAGGAGGCAGATGGAACAGCAATCCTGGTGCAAGGAGACATGACGCGGAAGGCCGATGTGGATCGCTTGGTGGCTCAGACTTGCGATGCCTTCGGCGACTCCATTCACGTGTTGGTCAATAACGTCGGCGGGCTGGTCGCACGCAAGAAGCTGGCAGAAATGGATGAGGCGTTCGTGAATCAAGTCATGGCGCTCAACTTCAATTCAACGTTTCTGGTCACGCAGGCGGTGGTGCCAAAGATGCCGCACGGCAGTTCGATCGTGAACCTGGCCTCGCTTGCCGGACGAGACGGGGGCGGCACAGGAGCCTCAGCGTATTCGGTCGCCAAAGGTGCCGTGATGACATTCACGCGGTCCATGGCGAAAGAACTTGGACCGCAAGGCATCCGGGTCAACGCTCTTTGTCCAGGAATGATCGACACAACGTTCCACGACAGATTCACTCCCGACGCCGTGCGCAAGAATGTCGAGGCCTCCGTTCCGTTGCGTCGCCAAGGCGATCCGGAGGATTGTGCTGATGCAGTCGTTTACTTGGCGTCAGATGCGTCGTCTTACATCACCGGGGCGAACATCGACATCAATGGGGGAATGTTCTTTTCGTGA
- a CDS encoding heavy metal translocating P-type ATPase, translated as MNNRLQLTIAGLAVVAIAVHLWLRFGMTADGNVAGVTMHDWPLVLALVLGGVPLVWNLLVKLFRAEFGSDLLAGISIVTGVLLGEYLAATIVVLMLSGGEALESYAVRSASSVLRALANRMPAIAIRQVGDTTEEIALDEIAIGDTILVLPHKVCPVDATVVTGHGTMDESYLTGEPYMMSKTPGSQVLSGAINGDSALTVRADKRAVDSRYAKIMEVMESSQQNRPKIRRLGDQLGSFYTPLAVLIGVAAWVVSGDPVRFLSVMVVATPCPLLIAIPVAILGAISLSARRSIIIRDPSVLEQVDRCKTMIFDKTGTLTYGRPKLVEQLVVPDQDPARVLKLVASLERYSKHPLAEAIVSAEAEQNATSSQNELFSVSEISEPPGAGLRGIVDGHEMQITSRKKLLAKGNDWAERLPAQTGGLECVILIDGKYAATYRLRDSPRSEGHSFVDHLDARHGVKRVILLSGDRTSEVEYLGNQVGITECLGDQSPEDKLRFVTEQTKTSKTVFVGDGINDAPALMAATVGIAFGQNSDVTTEAAGAVILDSSLARVDELMHISRRMRRIALQSAVGGMTLSVIGMLIASAGYLPPVAGAIAQEAIDVVAVLNALRVAWAPKSLTDF; from the coding sequence ATGAACAATCGTTTGCAACTGACAATCGCGGGACTTGCTGTGGTTGCGATCGCGGTGCACCTGTGGCTGCGTTTCGGGATGACTGCCGATGGCAACGTTGCTGGCGTCACGATGCACGACTGGCCGTTGGTGCTGGCTTTGGTTCTGGGCGGGGTCCCATTGGTTTGGAACTTGTTGGTCAAACTGTTCCGAGCCGAGTTTGGATCGGACTTGTTGGCCGGGATCTCGATTGTGACCGGCGTGCTGCTGGGCGAATACCTGGCAGCCACAATTGTGGTTCTGATGCTGTCGGGTGGGGAGGCATTGGAATCTTATGCCGTTCGCAGTGCGTCGTCCGTGTTGCGTGCTTTGGCCAATCGCATGCCGGCGATCGCGATTCGCCAAGTGGGCGATACGACCGAAGAAATCGCACTGGATGAGATCGCCATTGGCGATACGATTTTGGTCCTGCCGCACAAGGTTTGTCCTGTGGATGCGACGGTGGTGACCGGTCACGGCACGATGGACGAGTCCTACCTGACCGGCGAACCGTACATGATGTCCAAAACACCTGGCTCGCAGGTGCTCTCGGGTGCGATCAATGGCGACTCCGCGCTAACGGTCCGGGCGGACAAGCGGGCCGTCGATTCACGTTATGCCAAGATCATGGAGGTGATGGAATCATCGCAGCAGAACCGCCCGAAAATCCGCCGTCTGGGGGACCAACTCGGTTCTTTCTACACACCGCTCGCCGTCCTGATCGGTGTGGCGGCTTGGGTTGTCAGCGGTGATCCGGTTCGTTTCCTCTCCGTGATGGTCGTGGCCACACCGTGCCCTCTGCTGATCGCAATTCCGGTTGCGATTCTCGGTGCGATTTCACTTTCAGCGCGTCGTTCGATCATCATTCGCGATCCATCCGTTTTGGAACAAGTCGATCGCTGCAAGACAATGATCTTTGACAAGACCGGCACGCTGACGTACGGACGCCCCAAATTGGTCGAGCAGTTGGTCGTTCCTGACCAGGACCCGGCGCGCGTGTTGAAGTTGGTTGCCAGTCTCGAACGCTACTCCAAGCACCCGCTGGCGGAAGCAATCGTGTCCGCAGAAGCAGAACAAAACGCGACCTCATCCCAGAATGAGTTGTTCAGCGTTTCCGAAATCAGCGAGCCTCCCGGTGCGGGACTTCGCGGAATCGTCGATGGTCACGAAATGCAAATCACCAGCCGCAAGAAACTTCTTGCCAAGGGAAACGACTGGGCGGAACGTTTGCCAGCACAAACCGGTGGCCTGGAATGCGTCATTCTGATCGACGGAAAGTACGCCGCCACCTATCGACTGCGAGATTCACCCCGCAGCGAAGGCCATTCATTCGTCGATCACCTGGATGCTCGCCATGGGGTCAAGCGAGTCATTCTGCTGTCCGGTGATCGCACATCGGAAGTCGAATACCTCGGCAATCAAGTCGGGATCACCGAGTGTTTGGGCGACCAAAGTCCCGAAGACAAGCTGCGTTTCGTCACCGAGCAAACCAAAACGTCGAAGACGGTTTTCGTTGGGGATGGGATCAACGACGCCCCCGCACTGATGGCGGCCACGGTCGGCATCGCGTTCGGTCAAAACAGCGACGTGACCACGGAAGCAGCCGGCGCCGTCATCCTGGATTCCTCCTTGGCCCGAGTCGATGAACTGATGCACATCAGTCGGCGGATGCGCCGCATCGCGCTCCAAAGTGCCGTTGGTGGCATGACGCTCAGCGTGATTGGGATGTTGATCGCCTCTGCCGGCTACCTGCCGCCGGTCGCAGGCGCAATCGCCCAAGAAGCCATCGACGTGGTTGCCGTGCTGAATGCACTGCGAGTTGCCTGGGCTCCGAAATCGCTGACCGATTTCTAA
- a CDS encoding glycogen debranching protein — translation MNAWEQIEGSPFPLGATWIAEESSFNFALYSRHATAVHLLLYGQDDLVHPAREVKLNYLCNKSGPVWHCRVHREPSDDWSYYAYRVDGPAPQGGYDFHDFDFEKILLDPFAKGVFFPETFSRDAARRPGSNAGQAPLGILPHQFCEFDWQDEQLTRHGSDLVIYEMHVRGFTRNPNSGVPEAHRGTFLGVVDKIPYLVELGVTAVQLMPIFQFDPDDGDYWGYMPLNFFSPHHAYATDPSACNQRDEFCTMVKALHAEGIEVLLDVVYNHTCEGDHRGPIYSFKGIDSSTAYMMTGNPDAPYANHSGTGNTLHTANRAVRRMIVDSLRFWDAHMHVDGFRFDLASVFTRNSDGSINLDDPPIVSEIGTDADLSDDRLIAEPWDADGQFQLGQKFPGQRWMQWNAHYRDTMQCFVRGDGGMVPDLMTRLYGSCDLFPDDLPHALQPSLSVNYITSHDGSTLYDLTAYNEKRNWANGNNNTDGAKEYSWDCGWEGDDGAPPEILQLRKQQVRNFFCLLMLSNGTPMFRMGDEFLQTQRGNNNPYNQDNETSWLDWDRRTEHADIFDFVRELIAFRKAHPSISRSRFWRSDVRWYGTGHVVDLSPESRQLAYGLHGESQEDADLYVIINAGTEAVEFGIQEWAMDKWRVAIDTSCTSLAELTANPSSQCLASPTMHVPARSICVLVER, via the coding sequence ATGAACGCCTGGGAACAAATTGAAGGTTCGCCATTCCCTCTCGGCGCGACTTGGATTGCGGAAGAGTCCTCGTTCAATTTCGCGCTTTATTCGCGGCATGCCACCGCGGTGCATTTGCTGCTGTACGGACAAGACGATTTGGTTCATCCCGCTCGCGAGGTGAAGCTCAACTATTTGTGCAACAAATCAGGCCCGGTTTGGCATTGCCGCGTCCACCGCGAACCGTCAGACGATTGGTCGTATTATGCCTACCGAGTCGACGGACCAGCGCCGCAAGGAGGCTACGACTTTCATGACTTTGACTTTGAAAAAATTCTGTTGGACCCGTTTGCCAAAGGAGTCTTCTTTCCCGAAACATTTTCGCGGGATGCAGCTCGTCGTCCTGGATCCAACGCGGGACAAGCCCCGCTGGGCATTCTGCCTCACCAATTTTGCGAATTCGATTGGCAAGACGAACAACTGACTCGGCATGGCAGCGACCTCGTGATTTACGAGATGCATGTTCGTGGCTTCACTCGAAACCCGAACTCTGGCGTGCCCGAGGCACATCGAGGGACGTTCCTGGGGGTCGTTGATAAGATCCCCTACTTGGTTGAACTGGGCGTGACGGCAGTGCAATTGATGCCCATCTTTCAATTCGATCCCGACGACGGCGACTACTGGGGATACATGCCCCTGAACTTTTTCTCGCCGCATCACGCCTACGCAACCGATCCCTCCGCTTGCAACCAAAGAGACGAGTTCTGCACGATGGTGAAGGCCCTGCACGCCGAGGGAATCGAGGTTCTCTTGGACGTCGTTTACAACCACACTTGTGAAGGTGATCACCGCGGCCCCATCTATTCTTTCAAAGGAATCGACAGCAGCACCGCCTACATGATGACGGGCAACCCGGACGCTCCCTATGCCAACCACAGCGGCACAGGCAACACCTTGCACACGGCCAATCGAGCGGTCCGCCGGATGATTGTCGACAGCCTAAGGTTCTGGGACGCTCACATGCACGTCGACGGGTTTCGTTTCGATCTCGCGTCCGTCTTCACTCGAAACAGCGACGGTTCGATCAACCTGGACGATCCCCCGATCGTCAGTGAAATTGGTACGGACGCGGACCTCAGCGACGATCGCTTGATCGCCGAACCCTGGGATGCTGATGGGCAGTTTCAATTGGGGCAAAAATTCCCTGGCCAACGTTGGATGCAGTGGAATGCCCATTACCGCGACACGATGCAGTGTTTCGTTCGCGGTGACGGTGGCATGGTGCCGGATTTGATGACGCGACTGTACGGCAGCTGCGATTTGTTTCCGGATGATCTTCCGCACGCATTGCAGCCTTCGCTGAGCGTCAACTACATCACCTCTCATGACGGCAGCACGCTGTACGACTTGACGGCGTACAACGAGAAACGCAATTGGGCCAACGGCAACAACAACACCGACGGAGCCAAGGAATACAGTTGGGATTGCGGCTGGGAAGGAGACGACGGTGCCCCGCCCGAGATTTTGCAACTCCGTAAACAACAGGTCCGCAATTTTTTCTGCCTGTTGATGCTGTCCAATGGAACCCCGATGTTTCGAATGGGCGACGAGTTCCTTCAGACTCAGCGTGGGAACAACAACCCGTACAACCAAGACAACGAAACAAGTTGGCTGGACTGGGATCGACGCACTGAGCATGCCGACATCTTTGACTTCGTTCGCGAATTGATCGCCTTTCGAAAAGCACATCCCTCGATCAGCCGTTCGCGATTCTGGCGTAGCGACGTGCGCTGGTACGGCACCGGGCACGTGGTCGACTTGTCCCCTGAATCGCGGCAACTCGCCTATGGCCTGCATGGCGAATCACAAGAGGACGCGGATCTCTATGTCATAATCAACGCTGGAACCGAGGCAGTCGAGTTCGGAATCCAAGAGTGGGCGATGGACAAGTGGCGTGTCGCCATCGACACCTCATGCACGTCTCTCGCGGAGCTCACTGCGAACCCATCCAGCCAGTGCCTCGCGTCACCCACAATGCATGTTCCCGCTCGTTCCATTTGCGTTCTGGTGGAACGTTAA
- a CDS encoding NAD-dependent epimerase/dehydratase family protein: MRHAFVTGASGFIGGHLVRQLRESGHEVTCLVRRTSDTSQLDEMQPRYVIGDITDPESFSKYLADVDVVYHLAGATKSLRKRDLDRINVDGARIVARSCAHQRSPPTLVHVSSLAAVGPTTCSCPRIESDEPQPVSNYGRSKLGGEREVIQFASEVPTTIIRPPIVLGEADRDGLTMFDSIARWNLHLVPGFSDERFSVVHGDDLAAALILASKKGRRIEPEHPSVGRYFVAADESPTYAELGQMVGQALGRDHVRVLRNPKSAVWAIAAINEFASQVRRRAHILGLDKAREATAGSWICSGRSFEHDTGFRPECDLQARLDQTARWYIEQGWLPEPRFAQCQAS; this comes from the coding sequence ATGAGACATGCTTTTGTGACCGGGGCCAGCGGCTTCATCGGCGGCCACCTGGTTCGTCAACTTCGCGAGTCAGGGCACGAGGTGACCTGCTTGGTTCGCCGGACATCTGACACCAGCCAGCTTGACGAGATGCAGCCACGGTATGTCATTGGCGATATCACGGACCCTGAATCGTTCTCCAAGTATCTGGCTGATGTTGATGTGGTTTACCACTTGGCGGGAGCGACGAAGAGTCTACGAAAACGCGATTTGGATCGGATCAATGTGGATGGCGCGCGAATCGTCGCGCGCAGTTGCGCACATCAGCGCAGTCCGCCCACCCTGGTGCACGTGTCTTCGTTGGCGGCGGTGGGCCCGACAACATGCAGTTGCCCCCGCATTGAATCTGACGAGCCACAACCGGTTTCGAACTATGGACGCAGCAAATTGGGCGGCGAAAGGGAGGTGATTCAATTTGCTTCGGAAGTCCCCACGACCATCATTCGACCGCCGATCGTGTTGGGGGAAGCCGATCGCGATGGATTGACCATGTTTGACAGTATCGCTCGGTGGAACCTGCACCTCGTTCCCGGATTTTCCGACGAGCGGTTTTCGGTTGTCCATGGCGATGATCTGGCTGCCGCGTTGATTTTGGCGTCCAAGAAGGGGCGTCGCATTGAGCCCGAACATCCCAGTGTCGGCCGGTACTTTGTGGCCGCGGATGAATCGCCCACGTACGCGGAATTGGGGCAGATGGTCGGGCAAGCTTTGGGACGCGATCATGTTCGTGTGCTGCGCAATCCCAAGTCCGCTGTGTGGGCAATCGCGGCGATCAATGAGTTCGCCAGCCAGGTGCGTCGACGCGCCCATATTCTGGGGTTGGACAAGGCCCGCGAGGCGACCGCCGGTTCCTGGATTTGCAGTGGGCGTTCTTTTGAACACGACACGGGGTTTCGACCCGAATGCGACTTGCAGGCTCGACTGGATCAAACCGCTCGCTGGTACATCGAGCAGGGGTGGTTGCCAGAGCCGCGATTCGCCCAATGCCAAGCCTCTTGA
- a CDS encoding phosphoketolase family protein yields MIETLESTQVAPETLQKIDAYWRAANYLSVGQIYLYDNPLLKRPLKIEDVKHMLLGHWGTTPGQNFIYAHLNRIIKQYDLDMIYVSGPGHGGPAVVGNTYLEGSYSEIYPHISQDEAGMRKLFIQFSFPGGIPSHASPECPGSIHEGGELGYSLSHSFGAVFDNPDLIVACVVGDGEAETGPLATAWHSNKFLNPATDGAVLPILHLNGFKIANPTILARIEHEELDQLMRGYGWTPIFVEGDDPIRMHAAMAEALDVAVKQIQSIQRYARESGDTTRPRWPMIVLRSPKGWTGPKFVDGVPIEGTFHSHQVPLSDPATRPDHLRQLEEWLRSYRPEELFDEEGRLRPEIADLAPRGDRRMGANPHANGGRLLRQLKMPDFREYAVEITERGCRGIGDTHVTGKFIRDIIQLNDDHKNFRVFGPDETLSNGLEAVFDVTQRQWNAATVDTDELLAPTGRVLEMLSEHQCEGWLEGYLLTGRHGLFNCYEAFVHIVDSMFNQHAKWLKVTSELPWRHKIASLNYLLASHVWRQDHNGFTHQDPGFIDVVVNKKAEIVRVYLPPDANCLLSVMDHCLRSRHYVNVVVAGKHPSPQWLTMDEAVEHCAKGIGIWDWAGNESSGDPDVVMACCGDVPTLETLAAVSILREHLPELKIRVVNVVDLMRLQPKSEHPHGLSDPDFDALFTQDKHVIFAFHAYPWLVHRLTYRRTNHSNIHVRGYKEEGTITTPFDMTVLNDLDRFHLVMDVIDRLPKTGEQGQGLKTLMQEKLVEHRRYINKNGQDMPEVRNWKWSPSR; encoded by the coding sequence ATGATTGAAACACTTGAATCAACCCAAGTTGCTCCCGAGACCCTGCAAAAGATTGACGCCTATTGGCGAGCCGCGAATTACTTGTCGGTCGGGCAGATTTACCTTTATGACAATCCCTTGCTGAAACGTCCGCTGAAGATTGAGGACGTCAAGCACATGCTGCTGGGGCACTGGGGAACCACGCCAGGTCAGAACTTCATCTATGCCCATTTGAACCGGATCATCAAGCAATACGATCTCGACATGATCTACGTGTCGGGGCCGGGGCACGGCGGTCCCGCCGTTGTCGGGAACACGTACCTGGAAGGTTCTTACAGCGAGATCTACCCGCACATCAGCCAAGACGAAGCGGGAATGCGAAAGCTGTTCATTCAATTCTCCTTCCCGGGGGGAATTCCCAGCCATGCGTCGCCCGAATGCCCTGGTTCGATCCATGAAGGCGGCGAACTGGGATATTCGCTGAGTCATTCCTTCGGTGCCGTGTTCGACAATCCCGATTTGATTGTCGCCTGCGTGGTGGGCGATGGAGAAGCGGAAACCGGACCATTGGCAACCGCTTGGCATTCCAACAAGTTCTTGAATCCAGCCACCGACGGTGCGGTTCTCCCAATCTTGCATTTGAACGGGTTCAAGATCGCCAACCCCACCATCCTGGCCCGCATCGAACACGAGGAACTGGATCAGCTGATGCGCGGTTACGGGTGGACTCCCATCTTTGTGGAGGGCGACGACCCGATCCGAATGCACGCGGCGATGGCGGAAGCACTGGATGTTGCGGTGAAACAGATCCAATCGATCCAGCGCTACGCTCGCGAAAGTGGCGACACGACTCGTCCTCGTTGGCCGATGATCGTGTTGAGGTCACCCAAGGGATGGACGGGGCCAAAGTTTGTGGACGGCGTGCCAATCGAAGGCACGTTTCACTCGCACCAAGTCCCGCTTTCTGATCCCGCCACTCGCCCCGATCACCTGCGTCAGCTCGAAGAGTGGCTCCGCAGCTATCGTCCGGAAGAACTCTTTGATGAAGAAGGACGCTTGCGTCCAGAAATTGCGGATCTGGCGCCCCGTGGCGATCGTCGGATGGGCGCGAATCCGCATGCCAACGGCGGGCGTTTGTTGCGGCAATTGAAGATGCCTGACTTCCGGGAGTACGCCGTTGAGATCACGGAACGCGGTTGCCGAGGCATTGGTGACACGCACGTCACTGGCAAGTTCATTCGCGACATCATTCAACTGAATGACGACCACAAGAATTTTCGTGTCTTTGGTCCCGACGAAACGCTCTCGAATGGTTTGGAGGCCGTGTTTGATGTCACTCAGCGACAGTGGAACGCGGCGACGGTCGACACCGATGAATTGCTGGCGCCCACCGGTCGCGTCTTGGAAATGCTCAGCGAGCATCAATGCGAAGGCTGGTTGGAAGGTTACCTGCTCACCGGACGGCATGGGCTGTTCAACTGCTATGAAGCGTTTGTCCACATCGTGGATTCGATGTTCAACCAACATGCAAAGTGGTTGAAGGTGACGTCGGAGTTGCCTTGGCGTCACAAGATCGCGTCGCTGAACTACTTGCTGGCATCGCACGTGTGGCGACAGGACCACAACGGGTTCACGCACCAAGATCCCGGTTTCATTGATGTGGTCGTCAACAAGAAAGCGGAAATTGTTCGCGTCTACCTGCCGCCAGATGCCAACTGCTTGCTCTCGGTGATGGATCACTGCTTGCGAAGTCGGCATTACGTCAATGTCGTCGTGGCGGGCAAGCATCCCTCGCCACAGTGGCTGACCATGGACGAAGCCGTCGAACACTGTGCCAAAGGCATTGGGATTTGGGACTGGGCGGGCAACGAGTCCTCGGGCGACCCCGACGTCGTGATGGCTTGTTGTGGCGATGTCCCCACCTTGGAAACATTGGCCGCGGTTTCGATTCTGCGAGAGCATTTGCCTGAACTGAAAATTCGCGTCGTCAACGTGGTCGATCTGATGCGATTGCAACCCAAGTCGGAACACCCTCACGGTCTCAGTGATCCCGATTTTGATGCCCTGTTCACGCAGGACAAACATGTGATCTTCGCTTTTCATGCCTACCCATGGCTGGTTCATCGGCTGACTTATCGGCGGACCAATCACAGCAACATCCACGTGCGTGGGTACAAGGAAGAGGGCACGATCACGACTCCGTTCGACATGACAGTCCTGAACGATCTGGACCGATTTCATCTGGTGATGGACGTGATTGACCGTTTGCCCAAAACCGGTGAGCAAGGCCAAGGTCTGAAAACTCTGATGCAAGAGAAGTTGGTCGAGCATCGACGCTACATCAACAAAAATGGTCAAGACATGCCCGAAGTTCGGAATTGGAAGTGGAGTCCATCGCGATGA
- a CDS encoding histidine phosphatase family protein has translation MNDRLPQVYLARHGETPWTITAQHTGSTDLPLTPKGERNASQLRGRLAGVAFEEVWTSPLQRAKRTCELAGFGSGNTVVEDLTEWNCGDYEGLTREEIQARSPGWNLFRDGCPNGETLADVTSRVQRVIDRIRQQKGDRLLFAHKHFLQVFAACWLGLPPATGHQFFLGTAALSIVGYHHGKSDSVIRLWNDRSHLTD, from the coding sequence ATGAACGATCGACTCCCGCAGGTCTATCTCGCTCGGCATGGTGAGACGCCCTGGACGATCACGGCTCAGCACACCGGATCGACTGATTTGCCGCTGACCCCGAAAGGCGAACGAAACGCCTCGCAGCTTCGTGGGCGGTTGGCAGGGGTGGCGTTCGAAGAGGTTTGGACCAGCCCCTTGCAACGAGCGAAGCGAACGTGCGAGTTGGCGGGATTTGGCTCGGGGAACACGGTCGTCGAAGACCTGACGGAATGGAATTGTGGCGACTACGAAGGGCTCACGCGGGAGGAAATCCAGGCAAGGAGTCCCGGTTGGAATCTCTTTCGCGATGGATGTCCCAACGGAGAGACGCTGGCCGATGTGACGTCACGCGTTCAGCGCGTCATCGACCGGATTCGTCAGCAAAAGGGTGACCGCTTGCTCTTCGCCCACAAGCACTTCTTGCAGGTCTTCGCGGCTTGCTGGCTGGGGCTGCCACCGGCTACCGGGCACCAGTTCTTTCTCGGCACGGCCGCGTTGAGCATCGTCGGTTATCACCACGGCAAATCGGATTCTGTCATCCGGCTTTGGAACGATCGCAGTCATCTGACGGACTGA